A stretch of the Solanum dulcamara chromosome 6, daSolDulc1.2, whole genome shotgun sequence genome encodes the following:
- the LOC129891175 gene encoding uncharacterized protein LOC129891175: protein MKKRLRESKIKHQITIMDTATTQGTSLIKHLASCNASIRSKAFAHLQTWLVTQTQLDDDEMKKLWKGLFYCLWHSDKAPAQALLINRICSMVKILDFGLCLHYFSSFLITLRREWNGIDHLRLDKFYLLIRKFLRSVFELMKRYDWNLEIMGKCTVILENNAFLATDKLLGHGVNYHIASVFLDELKGCFIPVRDDVVFCLFKPFLSVMGKSEDKIMVGKVNSCVFEELLKIGRSLLERRKEGVEGNESYGDVAFAVIALRTGFSGKLFEIGSSLDCVQGNRKVVLKLHEEFLQLEKDFEASGIEFSLPEMNEVIDDGEEVPQLIPIENSLIGKVGDSEVAKDENDEGFGDEAVRKCKKVKRAEDEGSKKAKKTEKKKKVSENDTLVEENETNELDSTKREKKKKKKKNGFSNGDKKENMITINGDSSNYELVIDNKVTFNEEVISNLQMQFEKVAAEVASDDDNDSSHTPTISMKKKRKRGKIAEGTESCIHVISSEGDAGTKSTEKSSKKVRFAMKNNLVWKPNSPMPPQNLRLPPTLTPRGSALKKGVPPGPVREMPLSTKKMKQKKKGRKILRTVSPAMKRLKRKKAMST, encoded by the coding sequence ATGAAGAAGAGACTCAGAGAATCCAaaatcaaacaccaaataaccATTATGGACACCGCAACAACACAAGGAACTTCTCTGATAAAGCATTTAGCTTCTTGCAACGCTTCCATTAGGTCAAAAGCATTCGCACATCTCCAAACATGGCTTGTAACACAAACCCAACTCGATGATGATGAAATGAAGAAGCTTTGGAAGGGACTTTTCTATTGTCTTTGGCATTCTGATAAAGCCCCTGCTCAAGCTCTACTCATCAACCGTATCTGCTCTATGGTGAAAATTCTTGATTTCGGTCTTTGTTtacattatttttcttctttcttaatAACCCTTCGTCGTGAATGGAACGGAATTGACCATTTAAGATTGGACAAGTTTTACTTGCTTATTAGGAAATTTCTTAGGTCAGTCTTTGAATTGATGAAGAGATATGATTGGAATTTGGAGATTATGGGAAAATGTACTGTCATATTGGAAAATAATGCTTTTCTCGCTACAGATAAGTTGTTGGGTCACGGGGTTAATTATCATATTGCTTCTGTTTTTCTTGATGAGTTAAAAGGGTGTTTTATTCCAGTCCGAGATGATGTGGTTTTCTGTTTGTTCAAGCCTTTTTTGAGTGTAATGGGGAAATCTGAGGATAAAATTATGGTTGGGAAAGTGAATAGTTGTGTTTTTGAGGAGTTGTTAAAGATAGGCAGGAGTTTGCTGGAGAGGAGAAAGGAAGGTGTGGAGGGGAATGAGAGCTATGGTGATGTAGCATTTGCGGTTATTGCATTGAGAACGGGGTTTTCAGGAAAGCTTTTTGAGATTGGCTCATCCCTGGATTGTGTTCAGGGTAATAGGAAGGTGGTTTTGAAATTGCACGAGGAGTTCTTGCAGTTGGAGAAGGACTTTGAAGCTTCGGGGATTGAGTTTAGTCTGCCTGAGATGAATGAGGTTATTGATGATGGTGAGGAGGTGCCTCAGTTAATACCCATTGAGAATAGTTTGATTGGTAAAGTGGGTGATTCAGAAGTGGCtaaggatgagaatgatgaaggaTTTGGTGATGAGGCTGTAAGGAAATGCAAGAAGGTGAAGAGAGCAGAGGATGAAGGCAGTAAAAAGGCTAAGAAgacagaaaagaaaaagaaggtttCTGAGAATGACACTTTGGTTGAGGAAAATGAGACCAATGAGCTCGATAGTACTAAacgggagaagaagaagaaaaagaagaaaaatgggtTTAGTAATGGTGACAAAAAGGAGAATATGATTACTATTAATGGTGATAGTTCCAATTATGAGCTGGTCATTGATAACAAAGTGACTTTTAATGAAGAAGTGATTTCAAATCTTCAGATGCAGTTTGAAAAGGTTGCTGCTGAAGTTGCTTCAGACGATGACAATGATTCATCTCACACACCTACAATTTCtatgaaaaagaagagaaagagaggaaAAATTGCTGAGGGAACAGAGTCTTGTATCCATGTTATAAGTAGTGAAGGAGATGCTGGTACAAAGAGCACAGAGAAAAGTTCAAAGAAGGTTAGGTTTGCTATGAAGAACAACCTGGTATGGAAGCCAAACAGTCCAATGCCTCCACAAAACTTACGGTTGCCACCCACTCTTACTCCCCGAGGTAGTGCTTTGAAGAAGGGGGTGCCTCCTGGCCCCGTAAGAGAGATGCCTCTCTCCACTAAGAAGATGAAACAGAAAAAGAAAGGCCGCAAGATACTAAGGACCGTCTCCCCTGCCATGAAGCGACTGAAAAGGAAGAAAGCTATGTCTACTTAG